The genome window GGTACTTTCCATGCTGCCCTTTTCCAATAAGGTTACTGCTGTAGTACCTTCTGCAATGACGGTGTCCTTTTCGGCAGTCTTTGCGGAGATGCTGAATCCGCGGGCAGAACTTCCGCCGTTTGCATAGCGGACGTACAGGGTGTACTTGCCAGCTTCTGTAGCAGTGACGCCGTAGGTCACGTAACTACCAATTGCGTTATCCACGTTGGCGTAACCTTCTCCCACGAAACCTGTGTTTGTTGATTCCTTGACGCCCTTGATATCGACGAAGTTGACGCCATCGATGACCGTCTTGCAGGTGTCGCTACCGCACATTGCTGCCGGCGGCGGCGGGGGAGGAGGCGGTACGTAATCGTCGCTCATTTTTTCAAGGGCCGTCAGATAAGCAGCCTCGGTACTGAGCAGCGCTGTGCCGTATTCGCCTGCCCACTGGTAACCGGTGCGACGTTCCTCGGAAATCTTGGTAAAGTCCTGTGTCTTGGTGCTTACGCCATCGCGGTCACAGAAGAAATAGTTGTCGTTGTTCACTTCGTAAAAGCGGTACCATAGAACGCTGCCGTCTTTTTTGTCAAATGTTCCTGCTTTCTTGTTGAAGTAAAGGCCTGTGACCTTCGTTTTTTTGTACCAGTTGATGGCGCTCTTGACTGCCAGCTGGATTTCAGGAGTTTGGTTAGGCCAGTTCATCAGAAACCAGACCACACCTGCGGATTCGCTACCGGACTTGCTTTCCAGTTCGTAGGCGCGGGCCGGACGAGGTGCGTAATTGGCGGTATCGTGCTGGGCGCACCACACGGTGGGAACACCGTTGTTAATAATCTGAGCCTTCAGCAAATAGTTGATGGCCTTGTCCATGGCGCCACTCATTTTTGCGCGGGTGGCGTCGTCGATGATGTCGCTGTCAAAAGGAGCGGTCTTGTTGGCAATATCCATCATGGTCACCATGGCGCGGACCATGGCATTATCATTCAGCGTAATATGATCGCTGTAGTTCCCGCGCTTGGGCCAAACCTGGGGCAGGCCGCCGGTGGAACGCTGCATAGTCAAAAGGAAATTGACCGCCTTGTTAAAGCTAGTCTTGAATGCTGCCTTGTAGGTGCCGTTGGTGGTTTCCTTGTAACGCACAGCCAACAGTCGCATTTCCTGCACGGTGGCGTCGTTGTCAATGGTGGCCAGGTCGCCGCCATCCTTTGCTCGCCACTCAGATTTTTGCCCGCCGCCATAAGCATTAACGTACTTGCTGGCCATGGCCTTATAAAAACCACCATTGCTAATCTGCCAGGTGGTCATATTGTAGGCGTATTGGTCGATGTCAATCTTTGCGCTGTCTGCGGACTTGGTCAGTTCCGAGTAGCCTCGATAACTATTGATTTTTGAAACTGCAGTGGAAGGCGGCTCGTAAGTTGCTCCAAATGCACAAGTGATCGCACTTGCACCTGCCAAAGCTAACCAAACATTCTTCTTCATACACACTTCCCTTAAGCCATGCCGTAATGTCACCCTGAACCATGTCATGCTGACGAAGGTCAGCATCAGCTTGCTTTCGATATATAATCTATACGTTTTTCGTAAAAACGAGCCTTTACATTCTGCGGAAAAGTTGTCTAGGGACAACATCTCCACAAATCTAAAATTATACCTGAAATTCACATTTTTTCGCTTGAATAGTCTGTTTTTCTTGTCAATTTGTCCATACAAAGAAC of Fibrobacter sp. UWR4 contains these proteins:
- the pelA gene encoding pectate lyase; its protein translation is MKKNVWLALAGASAITCAFGATYEPPSTAVSKINSYRGYSELTKSADSAKIDIDQYAYNMTTWQISNGGFYKAMASKYVNAYGGGQKSEWRAKDGGDLATIDNDATVQEMRLLAVRYKETTNGTYKAAFKTSFNKAVNFLLTMQRSTGGLPQVWPKRGNYSDHITLNDNAMVRAMVTMMDIANKTAPFDSDIIDDATRAKMSGAMDKAINYLLKAQIINNGVPTVWCAQHDTANYAPRPARAYELESKSGSESAGVVWFLMNWPNQTPEIQLAVKSAINWYKKTKVTGLYFNKKAGTFDKKDGSVLWYRFYEVNNDNYFFCDRDGVSTKTQDFTKISEERRTGYQWAGEYGTALLSTEAAYLTALEKMSDDYVPPPPPPPPAAMCGSDTCKTVIDGVNFVDIKGVKESTNTGFVGEGYANVDNAIGSYVTYGVTATEAGKYTLYVRYANGGSSARGFSISAKTAEKDTVIAEGTTAVTLLEKGSMESTGGWTTYKTAAFDVELSAGYTELTFTSLEKDGMANIDVIGWMADNLKVGKVKITELSLSIRKVTEFGKVSTRKAFAGNYGKGAGVFYNLSNKKGAVHVNGRK